A single window of Modestobacter italicus DNA harbors:
- a CDS encoding glycosyltransferase family 4 protein: MLPEVGMRVAVVAETFLPAVNGVVGSVLRVVDHLALRGHDPVVIAPSGSSYESRCGARVEVVTVPAMRLPRYRQLPLARPAGDLTDLLRRLRPDVVHLASPAVLGLAAARAARTLGVPSVAVFQTDLAAYAQRYRLPGGPAAAWRYLRTVHGTADLTLAPSSAAVAQLARQGIGPVALWPRGVDLEQFAPGHRDPAVRAVLAPRGGLVVGVVARLAVEKRLELLAPLSALPGVQLVVVGDGPQRRALERAMPRARFLGRLGGAELGAVVASLDLFVHPGADETFCQAVQEALAAGVPALVAASGGPLDLVRHRENGWLWAGDDPHLLAAMVAGLRDDPAVLAAAAARARPSVDGRTWGRVGDELLGHLQRLRTPVAA, from the coding sequence GTGCTGCCTGAGGTCGGCATGCGGGTCGCGGTCGTCGCCGAGACGTTCCTGCCGGCGGTGAACGGGGTGGTCGGCTCGGTGCTGCGGGTGGTCGACCACCTCGCCCTGCGCGGCCACGACCCGGTGGTGATCGCCCCCTCGGGGAGCAGCTACGAGTCCCGCTGCGGCGCCCGGGTCGAGGTGGTCACCGTCCCGGCGATGCGGCTGCCCCGCTACCGGCAGCTGCCGCTGGCCCGGCCCGCCGGCGACCTGACCGACCTGCTCCGGCGGCTGCGGCCCGACGTCGTGCACCTGGCCTCCCCCGCGGTGCTCGGGCTGGCCGCCGCGCGGGCCGCCCGGACGCTGGGCGTGCCGTCGGTCGCCGTCTTCCAGACCGACCTCGCCGCCTACGCCCAGCGCTACCGGCTGCCCGGCGGGCCGGCCGCGGCGTGGCGGTACCTGCGCACCGTGCACGGGACGGCGGACCTCACGCTGGCGCCGTCGTCCGCGGCCGTGGCCCAGCTGGCCCGGCAGGGCATCGGCCCGGTCGCGCTCTGGCCGCGCGGGGTGGACCTCGAGCAGTTCGCGCCCGGCCACCGGGACCCCGCGGTGCGCGCCGTGCTGGCGCCGCGCGGCGGGCTGGTCGTGGGCGTGGTGGCGCGGTTGGCGGTGGAGAAGCGGCTGGAGCTGCTCGCCCCGCTGAGCGCGCTGCCGGGGGTCCAGCTGGTCGTCGTCGGCGACGGCCCGCAGCGGCGGGCGCTGGAGCGGGCGATGCCGCGAGCCCGGTTCCTCGGCCGGCTCGGCGGGGCGGAGCTGGGCGCCGTCGTCGCCTCGCTGGACCTGTTCGTGCACCCGGGCGCCGACGAGACCTTCTGCCAGGCGGTCCAGGAGGCGCTCGCCGCCGGGGTGCCGGCCCTGGTGGCCGCCTCGGGCGGGCCGCTGGACCTGGTGCGGCACCGGGAGAACGGCTGGCTGTGGGCCGGGGACGACCCGCACCTGCTGGCCGCGATGGTCGCCGGGCTGCGCGACGACCCCGCCGTGCTGGCCGCCGCCGCGGCCCGGGCCCGGCCGTCGGTGGACGGGCGGACCTGGGGCCGGGTCGGCGACGAGCTCCTCGGTCACCTCCAGCGGCTGCGCACCCCCGTCGCCGCCTGA
- a CDS encoding serine/threonine dehydratase produces MLTRDDVLAARERTAGRVRRTPLLQVGGSGWLKLEFLQHTGSFKARGAFNRQLAAAERGELDPAVGVVTASGGNAGMAHAFAARSIGVPATVFVPETTPAVKVDRLHAYGADVRLGGSEYAEAYAAAVAFAEAAGAVFCHAYDQPEIAAGAGVLAEELLDDLPATDTVIVAVGGGGLLAGVLAAVDGRARVVAVEPVTAPTLAAALAAGEPVDVEVSGVAKDSLGARRLGSIAWDVARRSPGLVSVLVEDAAVVAARAELWSEARVASEHGAATAYAALTSGAYVPAPGERVVTVVCGANTDPVTLAAEPAER; encoded by the coding sequence GTGCTCACCCGCGATGACGTCCTCGCCGCCCGGGAGCGGACCGCCGGCCGCGTCCGCCGCACCCCGCTGCTCCAGGTGGGCGGGTCCGGCTGGCTGAAGCTGGAGTTCCTGCAGCACACCGGGTCGTTCAAGGCCCGCGGGGCGTTCAACCGGCAGCTGGCCGCGGCCGAGCGCGGCGAGCTCGACCCGGCGGTCGGGGTCGTCACGGCGTCGGGGGGCAACGCGGGGATGGCGCACGCGTTCGCGGCCCGCTCGATCGGCGTCCCGGCCACCGTGTTCGTGCCGGAGACGACCCCGGCGGTGAAGGTGGACCGGCTGCACGCCTACGGCGCCGACGTCCGGCTGGGCGGCAGCGAGTACGCGGAGGCGTACGCGGCGGCGGTCGCGTTCGCCGAGGCCGCCGGCGCGGTCTTCTGCCACGCCTACGACCAGCCGGAGATCGCCGCCGGCGCCGGGGTGCTGGCCGAGGAGCTGCTCGACGACCTGCCGGCCACCGACACCGTCATCGTCGCGGTGGGCGGCGGTGGGCTGCTGGCCGGCGTGCTCGCCGCGGTCGACGGCCGGGCCCGGGTGGTGGCGGTCGAGCCGGTGACCGCGCCGACGCTGGCCGCCGCGCTCGCCGCTGGGGAGCCGGTGGACGTCGAGGTGTCCGGCGTCGCCAAGGACTCCCTCGGCGCCCGGCGGCTGGGGTCGATCGCCTGGGACGTCGCCCGGCGGTCCCCCGGCCTGGTCAGCGTGCTGGTCGAGGACGCCGCCGTCGTCGCGGCCCGCGCGGAGCTGTGGAGCGAGGCCCGGGTCGCCAGCGAGCACGGCGCCGCGACGGCGTACGCGGCGCTGACCTCCGGTGCCTACGTCCCGGCGCCGGGCGAGCGGGTGGTCACCGTGGTGTGCGGCGCGAACACCGACCCGGTCACCCTGGCCGCCGAGCCGGCCGAGCGCTGA
- the ppk2 gene encoding polyphosphate kinase 2 produces MTQSFRDHVPDGTPSPVADLSRWRLNALPDESSDEDWDDDRELFDPSGRRVDTWREGYPYDHRMERREYEIEKRKLQIELLKLQGWVKDTGQKLVLVFEGRDAAGKGGTIKRFTEHLNPRGSRVVALDKPSEREKTQWYFQRYVSHLPAAGEIVMFDRSWYNRAGVERVMGYCTADEYLEFMAQAPEIERMFVRSGIQLVKFWFSVTRGEQRSRFIVRQIDPVRQWKLSPTDLASLDKWEAYTEAKEAMFLHTDTEHAPWTVIKSNDKKRARLEAIRHVLARFDYTDKDAATVGDPDPLIVTSAADVVEDFSEPAMPEPGDSLPLEA; encoded by the coding sequence ATGACCCAGTCCTTCCGCGACCACGTCCCCGACGGCACCCCGTCGCCCGTGGCGGACCTCAGCCGGTGGCGGCTCAACGCGCTGCCCGACGAGAGCTCCGACGAGGACTGGGACGACGACCGCGAGCTCTTCGACCCCTCGGGCCGGCGGGTCGACACCTGGCGGGAGGGCTACCCGTACGACCACCGGATGGAGCGCCGCGAGTACGAGATCGAGAAGCGGAAGCTGCAGATCGAGCTGCTGAAGCTGCAGGGCTGGGTGAAGGACACCGGCCAGAAGCTGGTGCTCGTCTTCGAGGGCCGGGACGCCGCCGGCAAGGGCGGCACCATCAAGCGGTTCACCGAGCACCTGAACCCGCGCGGCTCCCGGGTGGTGGCGCTGGACAAGCCCTCGGAGCGGGAGAAGACCCAGTGGTACTTCCAGCGCTACGTCTCCCACCTGCCGGCCGCCGGCGAGATCGTGATGTTCGACCGCTCCTGGTACAACCGGGCCGGCGTCGAGCGGGTCATGGGCTACTGCACCGCCGACGAGTACCTGGAGTTCATGGCCCAGGCGCCGGAGATCGAGCGGATGTTCGTGCGCAGCGGGATCCAGCTGGTCAAGTTCTGGTTCTCGGTCACCCGGGGTGAGCAGCGCAGCCGGTTCATCGTCCGGCAGATCGACCCGGTGCGGCAGTGGAAGCTCTCGCCGACCGACCTCGCCTCGCTGGACAAGTGGGAGGCCTACACCGAGGCCAAGGAGGCGATGTTCCTGCACACCGACACCGAGCACGCCCCGTGGACGGTGATCAAGAGCAACGACAAGAAGCGGGCCCGGCTGGAGGCCATCCGGCACGTGCTGGCGCGGTTCGACTACACCGACAAGGACGCGGCGACGGTCGGCGACCCCGACCCGCTGATCGTCACCTCGGCCGCCGACGTCGTCGAGGACTTCAGCGAGCCGGCCATGCCAGAGCCCGGCGATTCCCTGCCGCTGGAGGCGTGA
- a CDS encoding ArsR/SmtB family transcription factor, producing the protein MDGDLTLVFKALADPTRRALLDRLRERNGQTLGELCGELAMARQSVSQHLAVLEAANLVSTAWRGREKVHHLNVVPLHEVQERWIDRFETPRLRVLSAVRRAAEEPEMTDQPTFVYVTYIAATPERVWQALTDADLTATYWGHRNESDWQPGSTWQHVRTDGSGTADVVGTVVESVPPERLVLTFPGSDEQRSGTPSTVTFTIERDRELVRLTVQHRDLPTAADTAAVSTGWPAVLANLKSLLETGRVLPQAPWEFAAEPRTGQLADHD; encoded by the coding sequence GTGGACGGCGACCTGACCCTGGTGTTCAAGGCGCTCGCCGACCCGACCCGCCGCGCACTGCTCGACCGGCTGCGCGAGCGCAACGGCCAGACCCTCGGCGAGCTCTGCGGTGAGCTGGCCATGGCCCGGCAGTCGGTCTCCCAGCACCTGGCCGTGCTGGAGGCCGCGAACCTGGTCAGCACCGCCTGGCGCGGCCGGGAGAAGGTGCACCACCTGAACGTGGTGCCCCTGCACGAGGTCCAGGAGCGCTGGATCGACAGGTTCGAGACCCCGCGGCTGCGCGTCCTGAGCGCTGTCCGCCGTGCAGCAGAGGAGCCCGAGATGACCGACCAGCCCACCTTCGTCTACGTCACCTACATCGCCGCCACGCCCGAGCGGGTGTGGCAGGCGCTCACCGACGCCGACCTGACCGCCACGTACTGGGGCCACCGCAACGAGTCGGACTGGCAGCCCGGCTCGACGTGGCAGCACGTGCGCACCGACGGGTCGGGCACCGCCGACGTCGTCGGCACGGTCGTCGAGTCCGTCCCGCCGGAGCGCCTGGTCCTCACCTTCCCGGGGTCGGACGAGCAGCGGTCGGGCACGCCGTCGACCGTCACCTTCACCATCGAGCGGGACCGGGAGCTCGTCCGGCTCACCGTGCAGCACCGGGACCTGCCCACCGCCGCCGACACCGCCGCGGTGTCCACCGGCTGGCCGGCCGTGCTCGCCAACCTCAAGTCGCTGTTGGAGACCGGCCGGGTGCTCCCGCAGGCGCCCTGGGAGTTCGCTGCCGAACCGCGGACCGGGCAGTTGGCAGACCACGACTGA
- a CDS encoding non-ribosomal peptide synthetase codes for MTEDMSPDQAAVRRTAATSDGPELLVMPPRQTSAAERLREVAAALPDQVAITTGDLDVSYADLQHRVQALTAELVPLLAGDAGVTPADARQPVGIYAEQGVDSVAAMFAVMATGHACVVLDVLLPPARAAVIVERAGVGVVLADAERRDAAAAMPGVHTVRDLAMPDGAQGGAQVEVPVAPALDDPATLVFTSGTTGLPKGVVWTQRTVLACGQTSRETLRITPADRVSLALPQGFAVGQLSVVAALLNGATLCVRDPRVHGIHDLAAWVEATGVTVLNCTPSLLRSLHGALPEGHVLPALRLVTTAGEKVYGTDVSDFRQHLPAGASFMNWMGSSETEALTSFEIRPGDPVPSGAVPIGTAIPLRTLSVLGPTDEPVQPGEVGVLHATSEYFSAGYWRDPAATATRFRVEPDGRTRYCTGDRARMDADGVVEILGRGDDSVKIRGYLVEPAEVESALRALPDVVDAVVRGTGTDEHVRLVAWVVPDPHRPEPTAQGLRRDVGQQLPEWMVPRDVVLLPELPRNERGKVDVGALPAPAERHEGAAPATDTERAVEQVWAPILGVEHVGREESFTALGGESLDVEEMFTALSREFGVSLVIDDLAAHPTLAEFAALLTEKQAEAAQQGSGGTVGRLLRRLGRGGARR; via the coding sequence ATGACGGAAGACATGTCGCCCGACCAGGCGGCCGTGCGCCGCACCGCGGCGACATCCGACGGTCCCGAGCTGCTGGTCATGCCCCCGCGCCAGACCTCCGCGGCCGAGCGGCTCCGCGAGGTCGCCGCCGCCCTGCCGGACCAGGTGGCGATCACCACCGGTGACCTCGACGTCAGCTACGCCGACCTGCAGCACCGCGTCCAGGCGCTGACCGCCGAGCTCGTCCCGCTGCTGGCCGGCGACGCCGGGGTGACCCCGGCCGACGCCCGCCAGCCGGTGGGCATCTACGCCGAGCAGGGCGTGGACAGCGTCGCCGCCATGTTCGCCGTGATGGCGACCGGCCACGCCTGCGTCGTCCTGGACGTGCTGCTGCCGCCGGCCCGGGCCGCGGTGATCGTCGAGCGCGCCGGGGTCGGCGTGGTGCTCGCCGACGCCGAGCGCCGGGACGCCGCCGCGGCGATGCCCGGGGTGCACACCGTGCGCGACCTGGCCATGCCGGACGGTGCCCAGGGCGGGGCGCAGGTCGAGGTGCCCGTCGCCCCGGCCCTCGACGACCCGGCGACGCTGGTCTTCACCTCCGGGACGACGGGGCTGCCCAAGGGCGTCGTCTGGACCCAGCGCACCGTCCTCGCCTGCGGCCAGACCAGCCGGGAGACGCTGCGGATCACCCCGGCCGACCGGGTCTCCCTCGCCCTGCCGCAGGGCTTCGCGGTGGGCCAGCTGTCGGTCGTCGCGGCGCTGCTCAACGGTGCGACGCTGTGCGTCCGCGACCCGCGGGTGCACGGCATCCACGACCTCGCCGCGTGGGTCGAGGCGACCGGCGTCACGGTGCTCAACTGCACCCCCTCGCTGCTGCGCTCGCTGCACGGCGCGCTCCCGGAGGGCCACGTGCTGCCCGCGCTCCGGCTGGTCACCACCGCCGGGGAGAAGGTCTACGGCACCGACGTCAGCGACTTCCGCCAGCACCTGCCGGCCGGCGCGAGCTTCATGAACTGGATGGGCTCCTCGGAGACCGAGGCGCTGACCAGCTTCGAGATCCGGCCCGGCGACCCGGTCCCCAGCGGGGCGGTGCCCATCGGGACGGCGATCCCGCTGCGCACGCTGTCGGTCCTCGGCCCCACCGACGAGCCGGTGCAGCCCGGTGAGGTCGGGGTGCTGCACGCCACCTCGGAGTACTTCTCCGCCGGCTACTGGCGCGACCCGGCGGCGACGGCCACCCGGTTCCGCGTCGAGCCCGACGGCCGGACCCGGTACTGCACCGGGGACCGCGCCCGGATGGACGCCGACGGCGTGGTGGAGATCCTCGGCCGGGGCGACGACTCGGTGAAGATCCGGGGCTACCTGGTGGAGCCGGCGGAGGTCGAGTCGGCGTTGCGCGCGCTGCCGGACGTCGTCGACGCCGTCGTCCGCGGCACGGGCACCGACGAGCACGTGCGCCTGGTGGCCTGGGTGGTGCCCGACCCGCACCGCCCCGAGCCCACCGCGCAGGGGCTGCGCCGCGACGTCGGGCAGCAGCTGCCCGAGTGGATGGTGCCCCGGGACGTCGTGCTGCTCCCCGAGCTGCCGCGCAACGAGCGCGGCAAGGTCGACGTCGGCGCGCTGCCCGCCCCCGCGGAGCGGCACGAGGGCGCCGCGCCGGCCACCGACACCGAACGGGCGGTCGAGCAGGTGTGGGCGCCGATCCTCGGGGTCGAGCACGTCGGCCGGGAGGAGAGCTTCACCGCCCTGGGCGGGGAGTCCCTGGACGTCGAGGAGATGTTCACCGCCCTGTCCCGGGAGTTCGGGGTGTCCCTGGTCATCGACGACCTGGCGGCGCACCCGACCCTGGCGGAGTTCGCCGCGCTGCTGACCGAGAAGCAGGCCGAGGCCGCCCAGCAGGGCAGCGGCGGCACGGTGGGCCGGCTGCTGCGCCGGCTGGGCCGGGGCGGCGCCCGCCGCTGA
- a CDS encoding YchJ family protein → MPTTLCPCGSGLPYADCCGRLHDGTATAATAEQLMRSRYSAFAVGDPAYLLRTWHSSTRPGAIDLDPRIRWIGLEVLRTTGGGLLATVGTVEFRAHSVVDRAAGTQHEESRFVREDGQWRYLDGDPLD, encoded by the coding sequence GTGCCGACCACCCTCTGCCCGTGCGGCTCCGGGCTGCCCTACGCCGACTGCTGCGGGCGGCTGCACGACGGGACGGCGACCGCGGCGACGGCCGAGCAGCTGATGCGCAGCCGGTACAGCGCCTTCGCCGTCGGCGACCCGGCGTACCTGCTGCGCACCTGGCACTCCTCGACCCGGCCCGGCGCGATCGACCTCGACCCGCGGATCCGCTGGATCGGCCTGGAGGTCCTGCGCACCACCGGCGGCGGGCTGCTGGCCACCGTGGGCACCGTGGAGTTCCGCGCGCACTCGGTCGTCGACCGGGCCGCCGGCACCCAGCACGAGGAGAGCCGGTTCGTCCGCGAGGACGGCCAGTGGCGCTACCTGGACGGCGACCCGCTGGACTGA
- a CDS encoding FMN-dependent NADH-azoreductase codes for MPHLLHLDSSADPRSSSSRAVTAAFVRGWQERGEAFTVTSRDLQADPPPHLPDAALHWAPRLRTADETVDPADELRQQGYLDELLAADVLLVGAPMYNWSLPSTLKAWLDHVHVLGTTVPFGEYEARPLAGRTAVVVSSRGASYDSGGEQASWDHTVPPLELVLGQSFGMQVSVITLQLTLADRVPAMADLRGQAAAEADAARSYAEELAAGIAA; via the coding sequence ATGCCGCACCTGCTGCACCTCGACTCGTCCGCCGACCCCCGCAGCTCCTCGTCGCGGGCGGTGACCGCGGCCTTCGTCCGCGGCTGGCAGGAGCGGGGCGAGGCCTTCACGGTCACCTCCCGCGACCTGCAGGCCGACCCGCCGCCGCACCTGCCCGACGCCGCGCTGCACTGGGCACCGCGGCTGCGCACCGCCGACGAGACCGTCGACCCGGCCGACGAGCTCCGCCAGCAGGGCTACCTCGACGAGCTGCTGGCCGCCGACGTCCTGCTGGTGGGGGCGCCGATGTACAACTGGTCGCTGCCCTCGACGCTGAAGGCGTGGCTGGACCACGTGCACGTCCTGGGCACCACCGTGCCGTTCGGCGAGTACGAGGCGCGGCCGCTGGCCGGGCGCACCGCGGTCGTCGTCTCCAGCCGGGGCGCGAGCTACGACTCCGGCGGCGAGCAGGCCAGCTGGGACCACACCGTGCCGCCGCTGGAGCTGGTGCTCGGGCAGTCCTTCGGCATGCAGGTCTCGGTGATCACCCTGCAGCTGACCCTGGCCGACCGCGTGCCGGCGATGGCCGACCTGCGCGGCCAGGCCGCGGCCGAGGCCGACGCCGCCCGCAGCTACGCCGAGGAGCTCGCCGCCGGCATCGCCGCCTGA
- the helR gene encoding RNA polymerase recycling motor ATPase HelR has protein sequence MNTLTPSAFDLPAHLTAKADPALTGADERHFAVVAESLAAAVADLSARLAAERRAPGGTGQAALDRDLEVHRLAARLRALRRSGLDLCLGRMVGADDAEPVYVGRLGLTDPTGHRLLVDWRSPAAEPFFGATHADPMGLASRRRYRWTRGRVTDYWDEVFTADGLRQQVALDDESAFIASLGASRSARMRDVLSTIAADQDAVVRAGSAGALVVDGGPGTGKTVVALHRTAYLLHADPRLGPGRGGVLFVGPHQPYLAYVSDVLPSLGEEGVLTCTLRDLVPEGATAAVETDPAVARLKSSARLVQAVEAGVRFYEEPPRLGTTIETDGAELRVTAEDWAEAFGAADPGTPHNEARDQVEDALVAVLVDRLADDDVPPDRLRASLARSGELVAAVDRTWPLLEATDLVGDLWSVPAFLRHCAPWLTAAEVRALQRRDPHAWTVPDLPLLDAARQRLGDPGASRRRRRHAAAVAAERDRMAGVVDELIATDDSDLLLMTTLRHQDLRDALVDDDVLPRPDPDRLAGPFAHVVVDEAQELTDAEWQMLLLRCPSRSLTVVGDRAQARRGFPESWAERLARIGLDRVQLASLTVNYRTPEEVMAEAEPVIRAALPDANVPTSIRSTGVPVQHGRTTELGAVLDGWLAEQHEGVACVIGDPTFAATPRVRSLTPELAKGLEFDLVVLVDPESFGAGTEGAVDRYVAMTRATQRLVVLTRA, from the coding sequence GTGAACACCCTGACCCCCAGTGCCTTCGACCTGCCCGCCCACCTCACCGCCAAGGCCGACCCGGCGCTCACCGGCGCCGACGAGCGGCACTTCGCGGTCGTCGCGGAGAGCCTCGCGGCAGCGGTCGCCGACCTGTCCGCCCGGCTGGCCGCCGAGCGGAGGGCGCCCGGCGGCACCGGGCAGGCCGCGCTGGACCGGGACCTGGAGGTCCACCGGCTCGCCGCCCGGCTGCGCGCGCTGCGGCGCTCCGGGCTGGACCTGTGCCTCGGGCGCATGGTCGGCGCCGACGACGCCGAGCCGGTGTACGTCGGCCGGCTGGGCCTGACCGACCCCACCGGCCACCGGCTGCTGGTCGACTGGCGCTCCCCCGCGGCCGAGCCGTTCTTCGGCGCGACGCACGCCGACCCGATGGGGCTGGCCAGCCGCCGCCGGTACCGCTGGACCCGGGGCCGGGTCACCGACTACTGGGACGAGGTGTTCACCGCCGACGGGCTCCGGCAGCAGGTCGCGCTCGACGACGAGTCCGCCTTCATCGCCAGCCTCGGTGCCAGCCGCTCGGCCCGGATGCGCGACGTGCTCAGCACCATCGCCGCCGACCAGGACGCGGTGGTCCGCGCCGGGTCGGCCGGCGCGCTCGTCGTCGACGGTGGCCCGGGGACCGGGAAGACCGTCGTCGCCCTGCACCGCACCGCCTACCTGCTCCACGCCGACCCCCGGCTGGGACCGGGCCGGGGCGGGGTGCTGTTCGTCGGCCCGCACCAGCCCTACCTGGCCTACGTCTCCGACGTCCTGCCCAGCCTCGGCGAGGAGGGGGTGCTGACCTGCACGCTGCGCGACCTGGTGCCCGAGGGCGCCACGGCGGCGGTCGAGACCGACCCGGCGGTGGCCCGGCTGAAGTCCTCCGCGCGGCTGGTGCAGGCGGTCGAGGCGGGCGTCCGGTTCTACGAGGAGCCGCCCCGCCTCGGGACGACGATCGAGACCGACGGCGCCGAGCTCCGGGTGACCGCCGAGGACTGGGCCGAGGCGTTCGGGGCGGCCGACCCGGGCACCCCGCACAACGAGGCCCGGGACCAGGTGGAGGACGCGCTCGTCGCCGTCCTCGTCGACCGGCTGGCGGACGACGACGTCCCGCCCGACCGGCTCCGCGCGTCGCTGGCGCGCAGCGGTGAGCTCGTCGCGGCCGTCGACCGCACGTGGCCGCTGCTCGAGGCGACCGACCTGGTCGGCGACCTGTGGTCGGTGCCGGCGTTCCTGCGGCACTGCGCGCCCTGGCTCACCGCCGCGGAGGTGCGGGCGCTGCAGCGCCGCGACCCGCACGCCTGGACGGTGCCCGACCTGCCGCTGCTGGACGCCGCCCGGCAGCGGCTCGGCGACCCGGGTGCGTCCCGGCGCAGGCGCCGGCACGCCGCCGCCGTGGCCGCCGAGCGCGACCGGATGGCCGGCGTCGTCGATGAGCTGATCGCGACCGACGACTCCGACCTGCTGCTGATGACGACGCTGCGCCACCAGGACCTGCGCGACGCCCTGGTCGACGACGACGTGCTGCCCCGCCCCGACCCGGACCGGCTGGCCGGACCGTTCGCGCACGTCGTCGTGGACGAGGCGCAGGAGCTGACCGACGCGGAGTGGCAGATGCTGCTGCTCCGCTGCCCGTCGCGCAGCCTCACCGTCGTCGGCGACCGGGCCCAGGCCCGACGCGGCTTCCCGGAGTCGTGGGCGGAGCGGCTGGCCCGGATCGGGCTCGACCGGGTCCAGCTGGCCTCGCTGACCGTCAACTACCGGACGCCGGAGGAGGTCATGGCCGAGGCGGAGCCGGTGATCCGGGCCGCCCTGCCCGACGCCAACGTGCCCACCTCGATCCGCAGCACCGGTGTCCCCGTCCAGCACGGGCGGACCACCGAGCTGGGTGCGGTGCTCGACGGCTGGCTGGCCGAGCAGCACGAGGGGGTCGCCTGCGTCATCGGCGACCCGACGTTCGCGGCGACCCCGCGGGTCCGGTCGCTGACCCCGGAGCTGGCCAAGGGCCTGGAGTTCGACCTGGTCGTGCTGGTCGACCCGGAGTCGTTCGGCGCGGGCACCGAGGGCGCGGTCGACCGCTACGTCGCGATGACCCGGGCGACCCAGCGGCTCGTCGTCCTCACCCGTGCCTGA
- a CDS encoding lysophospholipid acyltransferase family protein produces the protein MTAVLPWVPRSPCTPRCAADPAPAADPALQRQRRRRLAGALAGTAVASARARLTGARGRRRLVVCAAARVLTAAGVRVEVHASPVGWPRSGTGHLVVANHVSWLDGLALLTVVPGVPVAKAEIGGWPLVGGLLRRTGVVLLDRARVRALPGAVAAAAGLLRAGTSVTVHPEGTTSCGVQLGRFRPAFFQAAVDAAAPVCPVAVRYRVDGGAGTAVAAYLGGESLRRSLARVLATRGLVVEVHLLPALDPAGADRRELAALAEYAIAEVTEARPPVVTAHPRLPRVPTPAPVRRPARRSGVARAA, from the coding sequence GTGACCGCAGTCCTCCCCTGGGTCCCCCGCTCCCCCTGCACGCCCCGCTGCGCCGCCGACCCGGCGCCCGCGGCCGACCCCGCGCTGCAGCGGCAGCGCCGCCGCCGGCTGGCCGGCGCGCTCGCCGGCACCGCGGTCGCCTCCGCGCGCGCCCGGCTGACCGGTGCCCGCGGCCGGCGGCGGCTGGTGGTCTGCGCCGCGGCCCGGGTGCTCACCGCGGCCGGGGTGCGGGTCGAGGTGCACGCCTCGCCGGTCGGCTGGCCGCGGTCGGGCACCGGGCACCTGGTGGTCGCCAACCACGTCTCCTGGCTCGACGGGCTGGCGCTGCTCACCGTCGTCCCCGGCGTCCCGGTGGCCAAGGCCGAGATCGGCGGGTGGCCGCTGGTCGGCGGGCTGCTCCGCCGCACCGGCGTCGTGCTGCTGGACCGGGCCCGGGTCCGCGCGCTGCCCGGCGCGGTCGCGGCGGCGGCCGGGCTGCTGCGGGCCGGGACGTCGGTGACCGTGCACCCCGAGGGGACGACGTCCTGCGGCGTGCAGCTGGGCCGGTTCCGGCCGGCGTTCTTCCAGGCCGCGGTGGACGCCGCCGCCCCGGTCTGCCCGGTCGCCGTCCGCTACCGGGTCGACGGCGGGGCGGGGACCGCGGTCGCGGCCTACCTGGGCGGTGAGTCGCTGCGGCGCAGCCTCGCCCGGGTGCTCGCCACCCGCGGGCTGGTCGTCGAGGTGCACCTGCTGCCGGCCCTCGACCCGGCCGGCGCCGACCGCCGCGAGCTCGCCGCGCTCGCCGAGTACGCGATCGCCGAGGTCACCGAGGCGCGGCCGCCGGTGGTCACCGCCCACCCGCGGCTGCCCCGGGTGCCGACCCCGGCGCCGGTGCGCCGCCCGGCCCGCCGGTCCGGGGTGGCCCGTGCTGCCTGA
- a CDS encoding STAS domain-containing protein, whose product MSAPSGTRDLDVRVGMIDGGCTVTVVGEVDTLGAPVLGGCLDELLACPDVRAVELDLSGVTFLDSAGLTVLVRAHRTAEGSGRVLRLRCGTGRAVLRPLQLTGLVDVLTLADAPDGLSRHLNV is encoded by the coding sequence ATGTCGGCACCGTCCGGCACCCGGGACCTCGACGTCCGGGTGGGCATGATCGACGGTGGCTGCACCGTCACCGTCGTCGGCGAGGTCGACACCCTGGGTGCCCCCGTGCTCGGGGGCTGCCTGGACGAGCTGCTCGCCTGCCCGGACGTCCGTGCGGTCGAGCTGGACCTGTCCGGCGTCACGTTCCTGGACTCGGCCGGCCTGACCGTCCTCGTCCGGGCGCACCGGACGGCGGAGGGCAGCGGTCGGGTGCTGCGGCTGCGCTGCGGCACCGGCCGGGCCGTCCTGCGGCCGCTGCAGCTCACCGGGCTGGTCGACGTGCTGACCCTGGCCGACGCGCCCGACGGTCTCTCCCGCCACCTCAACGTATAG